A part of Capsicum annuum cultivar UCD-10X-F1 chromosome 6, UCD10Xv1.1, whole genome shotgun sequence genomic DNA contains:
- the LOC124899274 gene encoding uncharacterized protein LOC124899274 — MMNFAPPTGHSEGQSTIRPPLFNGSHFIWWKARMETFLQNVDYELWNRITDGPIIPMKIVDGEQVKKTRSEFTPEDLVALKKNAKAKNILVCGLSLTEYNRVSNCNTAKQIWDALVNAHEGTSQVRKFKIALLFTEYEAFEMGKNESLQEMITRLTLLVNELSSLGKVLSTEEQEKKVLRVRPKSKWNVKVTAIREAKDLIRMSLDELVGNLKTYEMDMEDLNRSFESDESDDETALMAIGDSDME; from the coding sequence atgatgaatttcgcaccacctactggtcacagtgaaggtcaatccactattagacctccactctttaacggttctcactttatttggtggaaagctaggatggaaACGTTTCTTCAAAATgtagattatgaattatggaaCAGAATTACTGATGGACCAATAATTCCCATGAAGATAGTGGATGGAGAACAAGTGAAAAAGACAAGGAGTGAATTTACCCCGGAAGATCTAGTTGCCCTTAAAAAGAATGCAAAAgccaaaaatattcttgtttgtGGTCTTAGTCTAACTGAGTACAATAGAGTGTCTAATTGTAATACTGCTAAACAAATCTGGGATGCATTGGTGAATGCACATGAAGGTACTAGCCaagtgagaaaattcaaaattgcatTACTTTTTACTGAATATGAGGCTTTCGAAATGGGAAAAAATGAGTCACTACAAGAAATGATAACTAGGTTAACTTTGTTAGTAAATGAGTTATCATCTCTAGGAAAGGTTTTATCTACTGAGGAACAGGAAAAGAAGGTCTTGAGAGTCCGACCAAAGTCTAAGTGGAATGTCAAAGTTACAGccataagagaagctaaggatcTCATTAGAATGTCTCTTGATGAGTTAGTTGGTAATTTGAAGACCTATGAGATGGACATGGAAGATCTAAATAGGTCATTTGAAAGTGATGAATCAGATGATGAAACTGCTCTCATGGCCATTGGAGATTCAGACATGGAATAA
- the LOC107874887 gene encoding expansin-like B1, with translation MFFLKNNYTFLFIVLLLPMLCYSNNYVSRVSYYTTTDGMGTPSGACGYGDYGKDVNNGDVCTASKRLYKNGAACGACYQVRCKDKELCSEEGAKVVVTDNGEGHGTDFILSQRAYAKLAKQPNKAQHLFAKGVVEVEYRRVSCKYGGGNLMVKVQEHSKYPNYLAVVVMNQGGATDILGVEVFEEETKEWLSMRRAYGAVFDLSNPPSGELKVRFLTSAGAETKWVESDKAVIPAQWKAGITIETDIQLS, from the exons atgttttttctcaaaaataattacaCTTTTCTCTTCATTGTTTTGCTGTTGCCTATGCTATGCTACAGCAATAATTATGTTTCAAGAGTTTCCTATTACACCACCACAGATGGCATGGGGACACCAA GTGGAGCGTGTGGCTACGGAGACTATGGCAAAGATGTGAACAACGGGGATGTTTGCACAGCCTCCAAACGCCTTTACAAAAATGGAGCTGCCTGTGGAGCTTGCTACCAG GTAAGGTGCAAAGACAAGGAATTGTGCAGTGAGGAGGGTGCAAAGGTGGTGGTGACTGACAATGGAGAAGGGCATGGAACAGACTTCATTCTCAGCCAACGTGCCTATGCTAAACTGGCAAAGCAGCCCAATAAGGCTCAGCATCTGTTTGCCAAAGGAGTGGTTGAAGTAGAATATCGTAGAGTTTCTTGCAAATATGGTGGAGGAAATCTCATGGTTAAAGTCCAGGAACATAGCAAGTATCCTAACTACCTTGCTGTTGTTGTTATGAATCAAGGTGGCGCTACTGACATTCTTGGTGTCGAAGTCTTCGAG GAGGAAACAAAAGAATGGCTATCAATGAGGAGGGCTTATGGAGCTGTGTTTGACCTATCGAACCCACCAAGTGGTGAACTTAAGGTGAGGTTCCTCACAAGTGCTGGTGCTGAGACTAAATGGGTGGAGTCTGATAAGGCTGTTATTCCTGCTCAATGGAAAGCAGGGATCACTATTGAGACAGACATTCAGCTCTCTTAG